A region from the Kribbella shirazensis genome encodes:
- a CDS encoding sialidase family protein, which translates to MPRLLVALALVAAALTFPAPPAQAAVTQTVLFNKGDAGYGCYRIPAIVKTKAGTLLAFAEARRAWCADSQEIDLVMRRSEDDGRTWSAPQTVLSGTDSDPSAVATRGNPAPIVDYETGRIVLLSTMDPGTTSRPRTPYVQVSDDDGRTWSTAKNIGDQIDDPAWGWYATGPVHGIQLTRGAHAGRLVAGTNYDNGAGKNAGQLVYSDDHGVTWHKGATDLRSDATPQEISVVEKVDGGVYAGARNNAGTSGASRMAAVSNDGGHTFSAPFATIAGLTTPVVQGSLQRLRAVDRGDKYNRILFASPADPDRRRYMTIRSSFDEGKTWQSVAEGTRITSDWSGYSDMAILDTGEIGLLYEGGTVDARDQIRFARFTEYDIGHPDAPLGPTTPDVSGLHNDSYLRGGTTAVAGKFGQARDLDGVDDAIQLPFAESLAVGAGDFTAMAWIKYGASTTPQAIFWGYGINEYSQFWLRAEPADSRIRGLITTGGNTAAVQTTKAYNDNTWHHVALQRKAGTLSIWVDGAQAASVTAPAGSVSPGRPFKMYVGQRLDGAHHFDGALDEVRIYKRALTATELNSIRTTNSTSVPNAVLDLPLG; encoded by the coding sequence ATGCCAAGGCTCCTCGTCGCGCTGGCCCTCGTGGCGGCCGCGCTGACCTTTCCGGCTCCGCCTGCCCAGGCCGCCGTCACCCAGACCGTGCTGTTCAACAAGGGCGACGCCGGGTACGGCTGCTACCGCATTCCCGCGATCGTCAAGACCAAAGCGGGCACGCTGCTCGCGTTCGCCGAAGCCCGCCGCGCGTGGTGCGCGGACTCCCAGGAGATCGACCTGGTGATGCGTCGTTCCGAGGACGACGGCCGCACCTGGTCGGCGCCCCAGACGGTGCTCTCCGGCACCGACTCCGATCCGAGCGCGGTGGCCACCCGTGGCAACCCTGCCCCGATCGTCGACTACGAGACCGGCCGGATCGTGCTGCTGTCCACGATGGACCCCGGTACGACGAGCCGCCCGCGAACGCCGTACGTCCAGGTCAGCGACGACGACGGCAGGACCTGGAGCACGGCGAAGAACATCGGTGACCAGATCGACGATCCGGCCTGGGGGTGGTACGCGACCGGACCCGTCCACGGCATCCAGCTCACCCGCGGCGCCCACGCCGGCCGGCTCGTCGCCGGTACCAACTACGACAACGGCGCCGGTAAGAACGCGGGCCAGCTCGTGTACAGCGACGACCACGGCGTGACCTGGCACAAGGGTGCGACCGATCTGAGGTCGGACGCCACACCCCAGGAGATCAGCGTCGTCGAGAAGGTCGACGGCGGTGTGTACGCCGGTGCGCGCAACAACGCCGGTACGTCGGGAGCGAGCCGGATGGCCGCGGTCAGCAACGACGGCGGTCACACGTTTTCCGCGCCGTTCGCCACCATCGCCGGCCTGACCACGCCGGTCGTCCAGGGCTCGCTGCAGCGCCTGCGAGCAGTCGACCGGGGCGACAAGTACAACCGCATCCTGTTCGCGTCGCCGGCGGATCCGGACCGCAGGAGGTACATGACGATCCGGTCCAGCTTCGACGAGGGCAAGACCTGGCAGAGCGTGGCCGAAGGCACCCGGATCACCAGTGACTGGTCCGGGTACTCCGACATGGCGATCCTGGACACCGGCGAGATCGGCCTGCTCTACGAGGGCGGCACGGTCGACGCGCGCGACCAGATCCGGTTCGCCCGCTTCACCGAGTACGACATCGGCCACCCCGACGCGCCGCTGGGCCCGACAACGCCGGACGTCTCCGGCCTGCACAACGACAGCTACCTGCGGGGCGGCACGACGGCCGTGGCCGGCAAGTTCGGTCAGGCGAGAGATCTCGACGGGGTCGACGACGCGATCCAGCTGCCGTTCGCGGAGTCGCTCGCGGTCGGCGCGGGCGACTTCACCGCGATGGCCTGGATCAAGTACGGCGCATCCACCACCCCGCAAGCGATCTTCTGGGGCTACGGGATCAACGAGTACTCCCAGTTCTGGCTGCGCGCCGAACCGGCGGACAGCCGCATCCGCGGCCTGATCACCACCGGCGGAAACACCGCCGCGGTCCAGACGACGAAGGCGTACAACGACAACACCTGGCACCACGTCGCCCTGCAACGCAAAGCCGGCACGCTCTCGATCTGGGTCGACGGCGCCCAGGCCGCCTCCGTCACCGCGCCGGCCGGATCGGTCAGTCCCGGCCGCCCCTTCAAGATGTACGTCGGCCAGCGCCTCGACGGAGCGCACCACTTCGACGGCGCGCTGGACGAGGTCCGCATCTACAAACGGGCCCTGACCGCGACCGAGCTCAACAGCATCCGCACCACCAACAGCACGTCGGTCCCCAACGCCGTACTCGATCTGCCGCTCGGCTGA
- the dgoD gene encoding galactonate dehydratase: MKIERIETFLVPPRWLFCRVETSDGVVGWGEPVVEGRAEVVRTAIDVLSEYLIGQDPLQIERHWQVLTKGGFYRGGPVLSSAVAGLDQALWDIAGKVYGAPVAALLGGRVRDRARVYAWVGGDEPASIADAVAEQVAAGMTAVKMNASGRIQASPTVAELNDIVSRLAAAREVLGDTRDVAIDLHGRVGVAAARRILHAVEDLQPLFVEEPVLPEQMTHLAEVVAASTVPVALGERLYHRSDFMAPLDAGVAVVQPDVSHAGGISELRRIAVLADAHGAMVAPHCPLGPISLAASLQVSFATPNFLIQEQSRGIHYNVTSDLTSYVVDPAPFTWINGHAEWNPQPGLGITIDEAAVRAADKTGHAWRNPVWTHDDGSFAEW, translated from the coding sequence GTGAAGATCGAGAGAATCGAGACGTTCCTCGTGCCGCCGCGCTGGCTGTTCTGCCGGGTCGAGACCAGCGACGGTGTCGTCGGGTGGGGCGAGCCGGTGGTCGAGGGCCGCGCGGAGGTCGTCCGCACCGCGATCGACGTACTGTCGGAGTACCTGATCGGCCAGGACCCGTTGCAGATCGAGCGGCACTGGCAGGTGCTGACGAAAGGCGGCTTCTACCGCGGCGGACCGGTGCTCAGCAGCGCGGTCGCCGGACTCGACCAGGCGCTCTGGGACATCGCCGGCAAGGTGTACGGCGCCCCGGTGGCAGCGCTCCTCGGTGGACGGGTCCGCGATCGGGCGCGTGTCTACGCGTGGGTCGGTGGCGACGAGCCCGCCTCGATCGCTGACGCCGTCGCGGAACAGGTCGCGGCGGGGATGACCGCTGTGAAGATGAACGCCAGCGGGCGGATCCAGGCCTCGCCGACCGTTGCCGAGCTCAACGACATCGTGAGCCGGCTCGCCGCCGCCCGTGAGGTTCTCGGGGACACCCGGGATGTCGCGATCGATCTGCACGGACGCGTCGGCGTGGCGGCGGCGCGCCGAATCCTGCACGCGGTCGAGGACCTGCAGCCCCTGTTCGTCGAGGAGCCCGTGCTGCCGGAACAAATGACCCACCTGGCCGAAGTGGTCGCGGCCTCGACCGTTCCGGTTGCGCTGGGCGAGCGGCTCTACCATCGCTCGGACTTCATGGCGCCTCTGGACGCGGGCGTCGCGGTCGTGCAGCCCGACGTCTCGCACGCGGGCGGCATCTCCGAACTGCGGCGGATCGCCGTACTCGCGGATGCGCACGGGGCGATGGTCGCGCCCCACTGTCCACTCGGACCGATCTCGCTGGCGGCTTCGTTGCAGGTGTCGTTCGCGACGCCGAACTTCCTGATCCAGGAGCAGAGCCGGGGCATCCACTACAACGTGACCAGCGACCTCACGTCGTACGTCGTCGATCCGGCGCCGTTCACCTGGATCAACGGCCATGCGGAGTGGAATCCCCAACCAGGCTTGGGGATCACGATCGACGAGGCCGCGGTCCGCGCCGCCGACAAGACCGGCCACGCCTGGCGCAACCCGGTGTGGACGCACGACGACGGGTCGTTCGCCGAATGGTGA
- a CDS encoding FadR/GntR family transcriptional regulator, which translates to MRESSVIHRGVSRGLHGQIVEVMARRILSGQIPEGATINVTELQADLGVSLTAVREALKVLTAKGLVDARQKRGTFVRPRSDWNLLDADMIRWHFKDADTRPELLEELHEVRGIVEPAAARLAAVRADDSHLTALDEALAAMESAGDDFAAVAADLAFHRALLAATGNELLTKMEVIMETGLADRDRLVHKVKPSDDPVPSHRRVVDAVRAHDPEGAELAMRELLAKAAEDLTEVRGSASGRRTPGRGRRS; encoded by the coding sequence GTGAGGGAGAGCAGTGTGATTCACCGCGGCGTGTCGCGGGGCCTGCACGGGCAGATCGTGGAGGTGATGGCGCGGCGGATCCTGTCCGGGCAGATCCCGGAAGGCGCGACCATCAACGTCACCGAGCTGCAGGCAGACCTTGGCGTCAGCCTCACAGCGGTGCGCGAGGCGTTGAAGGTGCTGACCGCGAAGGGCCTGGTCGACGCGCGGCAGAAGCGCGGCACGTTCGTCCGGCCGCGGTCGGACTGGAACCTGCTCGACGCGGACATGATCCGCTGGCACTTCAAGGACGCCGACACCCGGCCCGAGTTGCTCGAAGAACTGCACGAGGTCCGCGGAATCGTCGAGCCGGCCGCGGCCCGGCTGGCCGCGGTGCGCGCCGACGACTCGCATCTGACCGCGCTGGACGAGGCGCTGGCGGCGATGGAGTCGGCAGGTGACGACTTCGCGGCCGTGGCGGCCGACCTCGCCTTCCACCGGGCGCTGCTCGCCGCGACCGGCAACGAACTACTGACGAAGATGGAAGTGATCATGGAAACCGGGCTCGCCGACCGCGACCGGCTGGTGCACAAGGTCAAGCCGTCCGACGATCCGGTGCCGAGTCACCGCCGGGTCGTCGACGCGGTCCGCGCCCACGATCCGGAGGGCGCCGAGCTCGCGATGCGGGAGCTGCTCGCGAAGGCGGCCGAAGACCTGACCGAGGTGCGTGGCTCGGCCTCGGGCCGCCGTACGCCGGGACGCGGGCGGCGCTCGTGA
- a CDS encoding SDR family oxidoreductase: MRLAGRVIVVTGAASGIGAACAERALTEGAQVVQVDVQPCKELPGKAISVVGDVASPDTWAEVRSRGRDELGPIDGLVSNAVVVDVKPAHELTPPSWQRQLDVNLTAAFLGFRALYDDLVAGAGSVVLVSSVHALTGLPGHPAYAATKGALVALGRQLAVEYGRSIRVNSVLPGPVVTAMWDRVDTEGREQSAQATALKRLGQPDEVAQAVAFLLSHEASFVTATSLVVDGGWSAVKDSA; this comes from the coding sequence GTGCGGCTGGCAGGACGGGTGATCGTGGTGACCGGGGCTGCGTCGGGGATTGGCGCGGCCTGTGCGGAGCGCGCGCTGACCGAGGGCGCGCAGGTCGTGCAGGTCGACGTACAGCCCTGCAAGGAGCTGCCGGGCAAGGCGATCAGCGTGGTCGGTGACGTCGCGTCGCCGGACACCTGGGCGGAGGTCCGGTCGCGCGGTCGCGACGAACTCGGCCCGATCGACGGGCTGGTCAGCAACGCGGTCGTGGTCGACGTGAAGCCGGCGCACGAGCTGACACCGCCGTCCTGGCAACGCCAGCTCGACGTCAACCTGACCGCCGCGTTCCTCGGCTTCCGGGCGCTGTACGACGACCTCGTCGCGGGTGCCGGCTCCGTCGTTCTCGTGTCGTCGGTGCACGCGCTCACGGGCCTGCCCGGGCACCCGGCGTACGCCGCGACGAAGGGCGCACTGGTCGCGCTCGGACGGCAATTGGCGGTTGAGTACGGCCGGTCGATCCGCGTGAACAGCGTGCTGCCGGGCCCCGTCGTCACCGCGATGTGGGACCGCGTCGACACCGAGGGCCGCGAGCAGAGTGCCCAGGCGACAGCGCTCAAACGACTCGGGCAACCCGACGAGGTCGCCCAGGCGGTGGCGTTCCTGCTGTCGCACGAGGCGTCGTTCGTCACCGCGACCAGCCTGGTGGTCGATGGCGGATGGTCCGCCGTGAAGGACTCGGCGTGA